The Arachis duranensis cultivar V14167 unplaced genomic scaffold, aradu.V14167.gnm2.J7QH unplaced_Scaffold_232527, whole genome shotgun sequence genome contains a region encoding:
- the LOC127744223 gene encoding fatty acyl-CoA reductase 3-like, producing MSVPHAFTSPSSSCIIVEKELFRLLKEKLGTKFNSFVSEKLSVVPGDISKQDLDLKDSILMDHICNQTDIIVNIAATTNFDERYNAAFEANTNTSRMITLNGSNYGLWKSKMKDLLYVKNFHQLVFGTEKSNDNSDDE from the exons ATGAGTGTGCCACATGCATTTACATCACCATCAAGTTCATGCATC ATCGTAGAAAAGGAGTTGTTTAGATTGCTAAAGGAAAAGTTGGGTACAAAGTTCAATTCCTTTGTGTCAGAAAAGTTGAGTGTGGTACCAGGAGACATTTCTAAACAGGACTTGGATTTGAAGGACTCCATTCTAATGGATCATATTTGCAATCAAACTGATATTATAGTTAATATTGCTGCAACTACTAATTTTGATGAAAG ATACAATGCCGCATTTG AAGCTAATACTAATACTAGTAGGATGATCACTCTTAATGGTTCTAATTATGGTTTGTGGAAGTCAAAGATGAAAGATTTGCTTTATGTTAAGAATTTTCATCAACTAGTGTTTGGTACAGAGAAGTCTAATGATAACTCTGATGATGAGTGA
- the LOC127744242 gene encoding fatty acyl-CoA reductase 3-like — MELGSVLHFLEDKTILVTGATGFLAKIFVEKILRCQSNVKKLYLLLRATDIESATHRLHHEIVEKELFRLLKEKLGTKFNSFVSEKLSVVPGDISKQDLDLKDSILMDHICNQTDIIVNIAATTNFDERYDVALGINTFGVKHVLNFAKKCTKLKVLLHVSTAYVCGERGGVVVEDPQEMGVSLNGVVGLDIDMEMKLVQQKLNQLREQGASEHHIKLAMKELGIQRANMYGWPNTYVFTKAMGEMLIQTSKENTPVVIVRPTIITSTYREPFPGWVEGVRTIDSLIVAYGKGKLSCFLADLKAVFDVIPADMVVNAMIVAMVAHGNKSSSDDNIIYHVGSSVSNPVRYQNLHDYSFKYFTAKPWINKEGKPIRVGKITILSSMASFHRYMFIRYLLPLKGLKLVNEASCKYFQETYHELYRKIHGVMRLVDLYKPYVFFNGVFDNMNTEKLLRAAREGRAEMDLFFFDPKIIDWEEYFMNIHFPGISMYIFK, encoded by the exons ATGGAATTGGGAAGCGTATTGCATTTCCTTGAGGACAAGACCATTCTAGTCACTGGTGCCACTGGCTTCCTTGCAAAAA TTTTTGTGGAGAAGATACTAAGATGTCAATCAAATGTGAAAAAACTTTACCTTCTTTTGAGAGCTACCGATATTGAATCTGCTACTCATCGCTTGCACCATGAG ATCGTAGAAAAGGAGTTGTTTAGATTGCTAAAGGAAAAGTTGGGTACAAAGTTCAATTCCTTTGTGTCAGAAAAGTTGAGTGTGGTACCAGGAGACATTTCTAAACAGGACTTGGATTTGAAGGACTCCATTCTAATGGATCATATTTGCAATCAAACTGATATTATAGTTAATATTGCTGCAACTACTAACTTTGATGAAAG ATACGATGTTGCATTGGGTATTAACACATTCGGAGTTAAGCATGTATTGAACTTCGCTAAGAAATGTACTAAGCTCAAAGTGCTTCTTCACGTATCAACAG CATACGTGTGTGGCGAGAGAGGAGGAGTGGTAGTAGAGGATCCACAGGAAATGGGTGTGTCATTGAATGGAGTGGTAGGATTAGACATTGACATGGAAATGAAGTTGGTGCAACAAAAACTCAATCAGCTTCGAGAACAAGGAGCCTCTGAACATCACATTAAACTCGCCATGAAGGAATTAGGCATCCAAAG AGCAAATATGTATGGTTGGCCAAACACATATGTTTTTACAAAAGCAATGGGTGAAATGCTTATACAAACTTCAAAAGAAAATACACCTGTTGTTATTGTGCGTCCTACCATCATTACTAGCACTTACAGAGAGCCTTTTCCAGGTTGGGTCGAAGGTGTAAG AACCATAGACAGTTTGATTGTTGCTTATGGTAAAGGAAAATTATCATGCTTCCTTGCAGATCTTAAGGCAGTTTTTGATGTG ATACCGGCTGACATGGTAGTGAATGCAATGATAGTGGCTATGGTGGCACATGGAAATAAAAGTTCTAGTGATGATAACATCATATACCATGTAGGTTCTTCTGTTAGCAACCCTGTGAGATACCAAAATCTTCATGACTATTCCTTCAAATATTTCACTGCAAAACCTTGGATCAATAAAGAGGGAAAGCCTATCAGAGTTGGCAAGATTACCATATTGAGTAGCATGGCAAGCTTCCATAGATACATGTTCATTCGCTACTTGCTTCCGTTAAAG GGACTAAAACTGGTGAATGAAGCATCATGCAAGTATTTCCAAGAAACGTATCATGAACTTTATAGAAAGATCCATGGTGTTATGCGGCTCGTTGATCTTTACAAgccttatgtattttttaatggCGT ATTTGACAATATGAATACAGAAAAGTTGTTGAGAGCGGCAAGAGAAGGTAGGGCAGAGAtggatttgtttttctttgatcCAAAAATTATTGATTGGGAAGAATACTTTATGAATATCCATTTTCCTGGCATTTCCATGTATATCTTCAagtga